The following coding sequences are from one Rathayibacter sp. SW19 window:
- a CDS encoding sensor histidine kinase, whose amino-acid sequence MVTPTAGRSTRFRSLDQALMLLLLCSLGLGAIELALVLPTSGQIWWVYVLFMIVFWVYVGAGTLAWHRRPSNNMGRLIVIGGLAVFAGSLANTGIGALMAVGTVCATIVLAVTIHLLHAFPSGRVHGRLSRATVIAAYVTALVLQAPLYLFDSTAPPILVIADRPDLVLIGGWVQRAAGIAIVASTMIILGWRLAHVDASRRRVLAPLFAYGMLAVLVLPLRSSVLEPLFGLSPLAGATLQFIIFAGIPIAFTLGVLRGGFARTGELQELSAWLGETDTARPALAQAVARALGDNSIEIVFWVPERSVWVDATGALAEVPDRPGERSAVEVLLAGQRVGAIVYDAGLIADPELVRTAGRVIAIAVERERLLAELLASQAALLSSRARLVAAADRERRRIARDLHDGLQVQLVLLAIEAQQIAAEAGSPADTAQRATTLRKGIDAAAGELRRLVHDVMPATLIQRGLSAATEDLVDRMPVPTKLHLRLSDGALPETIESTAYFLIAEGLVNALKHSKARSLAVLLERDGNRLLVEVHDDGIGGASFDAGRGLRGLADRVDVAGGRLRLHSEPGHGTRLTAELPCA is encoded by the coding sequence ATGGTTACCCCGACGGCCGGGCGATCGACACGCTTCCGATCACTCGACCAAGCGCTGATGTTGCTGCTTCTCTGCTCGCTCGGGCTGGGTGCGATCGAGCTGGCGCTCGTACTACCGACCTCCGGGCAGATCTGGTGGGTGTATGTCCTGTTCATGATCGTGTTCTGGGTGTATGTCGGAGCGGGCACGCTCGCCTGGCACAGGCGCCCGAGCAATAACATGGGCAGGCTCATCGTCATCGGCGGGCTCGCGGTGTTCGCGGGCAGCCTGGCGAACACAGGAATCGGCGCTCTGATGGCAGTCGGCACCGTGTGCGCCACGATAGTGCTCGCTGTCACCATTCATCTTCTCCACGCGTTTCCATCCGGACGCGTGCATGGTCGCCTGTCGCGCGCAACAGTGATAGCGGCGTATGTCACGGCGCTGGTGCTGCAGGCGCCCCTTTACCTGTTCGACAGCACCGCTCCTCCGATCCTCGTCATCGCCGATCGGCCGGACTTGGTGTTGATCGGGGGATGGGTGCAGCGTGCGGCCGGAATCGCAATCGTCGCCTCCACGATGATCATCCTCGGATGGCGTCTCGCGCATGTCGACGCATCACGTCGCCGCGTGCTTGCACCGCTTTTCGCTTACGGGATGCTGGCTGTGCTGGTCTTGCCACTGCGTTCCAGCGTGCTGGAACCACTGTTCGGCCTCTCTCCGCTCGCCGGCGCCACGCTGCAATTCATCATTTTCGCCGGTATTCCGATTGCCTTCACACTCGGGGTGCTCCGCGGCGGATTCGCACGCACGGGCGAACTGCAGGAGCTCAGCGCCTGGCTCGGCGAGACGGACACAGCGCGACCGGCACTGGCGCAGGCAGTGGCCCGCGCTCTCGGTGACAACTCCATCGAAATCGTCTTCTGGGTGCCGGAACGCTCTGTCTGGGTGGATGCCACCGGTGCACTGGCCGAGGTGCCCGATCGACCTGGCGAGCGCTCGGCGGTGGAGGTGCTGCTCGCCGGCCAGCGGGTCGGTGCGATCGTGTACGACGCAGGTCTCATCGCCGACCCGGAGCTGGTGCGCACAGCGGGCCGGGTGATCGCCATCGCTGTCGAACGGGAACGTCTTCTCGCAGAACTCCTGGCCAGTCAGGCTGCCCTGCTCAGCTCGCGTGCACGACTGGTCGCGGCGGCGGATCGAGAGCGGCGGCGAATCGCCCGAGACCTGCATGACGGCCTCCAGGTTCAGCTTGTGCTGCTCGCGATCGAGGCGCAGCAGATTGCCGCCGAGGCCGGATCGCCGGCTGACACCGCCCAGCGGGCGACGACACTGCGCAAGGGCATTGACGCCGCGGCCGGCGAGTTACGCCGCCTCGTGCACGATGTGATGCCGGCCACGCTGATCCAGCGAGGACTCTCCGCCGCCACTGAAGATCTGGTCGACCGGATGCCGGTGCCCACCAAACTGCACCTGCGCTTGAGCGACGGCGCGCTGCCCGAGACGATTGAAAGCACGGCCTATTTCTTGATCGCAGAGGGACTCGTGAACGCACTGAAGCATTCCAAGGCACGCTCACTCGCCGTGCTTCTCGAACGCGACGGCAACCGCCTTCTGGTCGAGGTGCACGACGATGGGATCGGCGGCGCTTCTTTCGACGCGGGGCGCGGGCTGAGGGGTCTGGCCGACCGCGTGGATGTCGCCGGCGGACGGCTGAGGCTTCACAGTGAACCCGGTCACGGAACCCGATTGACAGCAGAGTTGCCATGCGCGTAA
- a CDS encoding response regulator transcription factor yields the protein MRVIIGEDEVLLRQGLELLLERGGFDVVAAAPDADQLMEAVEAHHPDLVVTDIQMPPNRTDDGMVAALRIRSQHPEIAVVVLSQYVQRRYVAELLADGSAKVGYQLKQRISDVETFLGDLRKVTAGGTAIDPDVIAVMMNRAKLGNGDVARLTPRQQEVLALVAEGRSNASIAAQLVVTERAVVQHISRIYSALGMPADASDHRRVLAVLRYLAQ from the coding sequence ATGCGCGTAATCATCGGCGAAGACGAGGTGCTCTTACGCCAAGGGCTCGAGCTCCTGCTGGAGCGCGGCGGCTTCGACGTGGTCGCCGCCGCGCCGGATGCCGACCAGCTGATGGAGGCAGTCGAGGCGCATCATCCAGACCTTGTTGTAACCGATATTCAGATGCCGCCGAACCGAACAGACGATGGAATGGTCGCTGCGCTCCGGATTCGCTCCCAGCATCCGGAGATCGCAGTGGTCGTGCTCTCACAGTACGTGCAACGTCGTTACGTCGCAGAACTGTTGGCCGACGGCTCGGCGAAGGTCGGTTACCAGCTCAAACAGCGCATTTCCGACGTCGAGACATTTCTCGGCGATCTGCGGAAGGTCACGGCGGGCGGCACCGCGATCGATCCAGATGTCATCGCCGTGATGATGAACCGTGCGAAACTGGGCAACGGCGACGTTGCACGATTGACGCCGAGACAACAGGAGGTTCTCGCACTGGTGGCTGAAGGCCGCAGCAACGCCTCGATAGCGGCACAGCTCGTGGTGACGGAACGCGCAGTCGTGCAGCACATCTCTCGCATCTACAGCGCGCTGGGCATGCCGGCCGACGCAAGCGACCATCGCAGAGTGCTCGCGGTGCTGCGTTATTTGGCCCAATAG
- a CDS encoding serine hydrolase domain-containing protein: MKNKTVKYKAAKYKTPKYKTAIAAVALSAVLAVSGCTAASGGTPTRTPATPPTYAASLQKQIPAIMKANAIPGVVVLITSPKQGDWSQTFGTAVLGKTVPMSLNDYFRIGSNTKTMTSTIILQLVQEGKLALDDPISKFRPDVPNGQNITIAQLSEMRSGLYSYSFDPAFNATLDNDPGKAWTPDELLSIAFSHPADFAPGAKYEYSNTNIVLLGTVIEKLTGMSAAEAFQKRIFGPLGLTHSSLPANTDASLPSPHAQGYQFGTNVETINSYAVPAAQLPKALDGTLKPINNTDANPSWAWTAGGAISTPHDLAVYVKALVGGGLLDAKMQKIRLDSIQPVVAGQKNGVGYGLGIAQFAPDILGHDGQIPGYSTFMVYDLKTGDTIIVGSNLAASPVDGQPAAVDVAKGIIATLYGSAAVPQGNPAGVPTTPPTAG, from the coding sequence GTGAAAAACAAGACGGTGAAATACAAGGCCGCGAAATACAAGACCCCGAAATACAAGACCGCGATCGCAGCGGTTGCGCTCAGTGCCGTTCTGGCCGTGTCCGGTTGCACGGCGGCAAGCGGCGGCACGCCGACGCGAACGCCCGCTACACCCCCGACATACGCGGCGAGCTTGCAGAAGCAGATTCCCGCGATCATGAAGGCGAACGCCATCCCGGGAGTCGTTGTGCTGATCACGTCGCCCAAGCAGGGCGACTGGTCGCAAACGTTCGGCACCGCAGTGCTCGGCAAGACGGTGCCGATGTCGCTGAACGACTACTTCCGCATCGGCAGCAACACCAAGACGATGACTTCGACGATCATCTTGCAGTTGGTGCAAGAGGGCAAGCTCGCCCTCGACGACCCGATCTCGAAGTTCCGACCCGACGTGCCGAACGGCCAGAACATCACCATTGCCCAGCTGTCGGAGATGCGCAGCGGGCTCTACAGTTACTCGTTCGACCCGGCGTTCAACGCGACGCTGGACAACGACCCCGGTAAGGCGTGGACACCGGATGAGCTGTTGTCCATCGCCTTCTCGCACCCGGCAGATTTCGCGCCGGGTGCGAAGTACGAGTACAGCAACACGAACATCGTGCTGCTCGGCACTGTCATCGAAAAACTCACCGGCATGTCGGCGGCCGAAGCGTTTCAGAAGCGCATCTTCGGCCCGCTCGGGCTGACCCACAGCTCATTGCCTGCGAACACGGATGCCTCGCTGCCGTCACCGCACGCGCAGGGATACCAGTTCGGAACGAACGTTGAGACGATCAACTCGTACGCCGTTCCCGCTGCCCAGTTGCCGAAGGCACTTGACGGCACCCTCAAGCCGATCAACAACACGGATGCGAATCCCTCCTGGGCGTGGACGGCCGGCGGGGCCATTTCCACACCCCACGATCTCGCCGTCTATGTCAAGGCGCTCGTCGGCGGCGGCCTGCTCGATGCGAAGATGCAGAAGATCAGGCTCGACAGTATCCAACCCGTCGTCGCAGGGCAGAAGAACGGCGTCGGTTACGGACTGGGGATCGCTCAGTTCGCCCCCGACATCCTCGGTCATGACGGGCAGATCCCCGGGTACTCGACGTTCATGGTCTACGACCTCAAGACCGGAGACACCATCATCGTCGGCTCCAACCTGGCAGCCTCGCCGGTCGACGGCCAGCCCGCCGCCGTGGATGTCGCCAAGGGGATCATCGCGACGCTATACGGCTCGGCTGCTGTACCCCAGGGGAACCCGGCCGGAGTGCCGACCACGCCACCAACCGCCGGCTAG
- a CDS encoding 3-hydroxyacyl-CoA dehydrogenase family protein gives MTQERTLNHPIGVVGAGYIGHLFVQQFALAGTEVRVWSRGASARTLHDRLRVSLHALSEAGQVESSSIESVMARVSVHDDLDEALTPCAAVMECVVEDVAIKTACYHDIEAAIDPGALLWSSTSNFPMTRLAAGMSHPERALVVHPVQTQLILFAEVVAGQKTGEEAVEATLRFCADIGLNTIRLRKEIPGFLWNRVWFALLREMLHLVDVGAVDALELDAMVQQTLQAFIPAFGPLQMTDLIGHDTLRDISDALYPELATDTVASRTIEQHIIDGRLGAKSGRGFYDDNKARLAELSAQLYGLAARTAPVGMPGQRQMFAEQGEDA, from the coding sequence ATGACACAAGAACGCACCCTGAATCATCCGATCGGCGTGGTCGGCGCGGGGTACATCGGGCACCTGTTCGTGCAGCAATTCGCACTCGCCGGCACCGAAGTGCGGGTCTGGTCGCGCGGGGCATCCGCTCGAACGCTTCACGATCGCCTACGAGTGAGCTTGCATGCGCTGTCGGAAGCAGGGCAGGTTGAATCGTCTTCGATAGAGAGTGTGATGGCACGGGTGAGTGTGCACGACGACCTCGACGAAGCACTCACGCCGTGCGCGGCTGTGATGGAGTGCGTCGTGGAAGATGTTGCGATAAAGACGGCGTGCTATCACGACATTGAAGCAGCGATCGACCCAGGCGCACTCCTGTGGAGTTCGACGTCGAACTTTCCGATGACTCGTCTGGCCGCGGGGATGAGCCACCCGGAACGGGCACTGGTCGTGCATCCGGTGCAGACGCAACTGATCCTGTTCGCCGAGGTCGTCGCCGGTCAGAAGACCGGTGAAGAGGCGGTCGAGGCGACTCTGCGATTCTGCGCAGACATCGGTCTCAACACGATCCGGCTGCGCAAAGAAATCCCCGGCTTCCTGTGGAACCGGGTCTGGTTCGCCCTCTTGCGAGAGATGCTTCACCTGGTCGATGTGGGAGCGGTCGACGCGCTCGAGCTGGATGCGATGGTGCAGCAGACGTTGCAGGCCTTCATTCCCGCTTTCGGACCGCTGCAGATGACTGATCTGATCGGCCACGACACCTTGCGGGATATCTCCGATGCGCTGTACCCGGAACTTGCAACGGATACGGTCGCATCGCGCACCATCGAGCAGCACATCATCGATGGCCGCCTCGGCGCCAAGAGCGGGCGCGGTTTCTACGATGACAACAAGGCGAGGCTGGCCGAGCTCAGCGCGCAGCTCTATGGGCTCGCGGCCCGCACCGCACCGGTCGGGATGCCCGGCCAGCGCCAGATGTTCGCAGAGCAAGGGGAAGACGCGTGA
- a CDS encoding TetR/AcrR family transcriptional regulator, whose amino-acid sequence MATADRPSGNGRYHSPLRARQAAQTRRAILDAATSLFRDRGWAATTIPMIAEAAGTSVDAIYSRFATKSGLLMAVVDVAIVGDDEEAAMVDRPDFALLGKGRTLERVRAGVRFTLAVYRRSVPMLNALREAAASDDAARARLAQYDEDRRRVTAAGLALILAAEPPDAVIDAIWALISPETFTYLTEGRHWSLAETEDWLVRMSLTALKEPQPQAEPRQ is encoded by the coding sequence ATGGCGACCGCAGATCGCCCGTCTGGAAACGGGCGCTACCACTCCCCGCTACGAGCCAGGCAGGCCGCCCAGACGCGGCGAGCGATTCTCGACGCCGCGACATCCCTGTTCCGTGATCGAGGCTGGGCGGCGACGACGATTCCGATGATCGCCGAGGCGGCCGGGACATCCGTCGACGCGATCTACAGCCGATTCGCAACGAAGTCGGGATTGTTGATGGCCGTCGTCGACGTCGCCATCGTCGGAGACGACGAGGAAGCCGCAATGGTCGACCGGCCCGACTTCGCGTTACTCGGCAAGGGCCGAACGCTGGAGCGCGTGCGCGCCGGCGTGCGATTCACACTGGCGGTCTATCGGCGATCCGTGCCGATGCTGAACGCTTTGCGGGAAGCAGCGGCAAGCGACGACGCTGCTCGAGCCAGACTGGCTCAATACGACGAGGATCGTCGGCGCGTAACCGCCGCCGGCCTCGCGTTGATTCTCGCAGCCGAGCCGCCGGATGCCGTGATCGACGCGATCTGGGCTCTGATCAGCCCTGAGACTTTCACCTATCTGACCGAGGGGCGGCACTGGTCACTCGCCGAAACGGAGGACTGGCTGGTGCGGATGTCGCTGACCGCGCTCAAGGAGCCGCAACCGCAAGCGGAACCGCGGCAATGA
- a CDS encoding Vgb family protein, with product MTDESARELPQARERQPGQRPVGQRHPCQRPVGDIDDFADPNGLVEAPTGLIGVGDDIWFTSIGNSRVGRVHPATGLVETFADPAGNVQLPANIHPGADGLVWFTCLGSNRLGTIDPRAGDPASTIMTFSHPELNAPVALKLAADGWLWFSLRGSNAIGTIDSRASDPLATLRTFRSAVIGDPSALFVDDNGRIWWVNARDATIGSLDPSAAEPQTSISSLGPWPMFGIPRAWAMDASGWLWLTTQDAPGLLTFDPGAHDPASTVRWVTHPGLEQPDGVWFGIDGSVWFVDTAGNTVGSYRPDGTRAIDKGADAWRFFGRPPTIDGPFDIKPSADASDGTLWFTNKTGNTLGRIVIV from the coding sequence ATGACCGACGAATCGGCCCGCGAATTGCCCCAGGCCCGCGAACGTCAGCCCGGCCAACGTCCGGTCGGCCAACGTCATCCTTGCCAACGTCCGGTCGGCGACATCGACGACTTCGCCGATCCGAACGGGCTCGTCGAGGCGCCGACCGGTCTGATCGGTGTCGGAGACGACATCTGGTTCACGAGCATCGGCAACTCGCGCGTCGGGCGGGTGCACCCCGCGACCGGGCTGGTGGAGACCTTCGCCGATCCAGCCGGAAACGTCCAACTGCCGGCCAACATCCATCCCGGAGCAGATGGGCTCGTCTGGTTCACGTGTCTGGGCAGCAACCGGCTCGGCACCATCGACCCGCGGGCGGGCGACCCAGCATCGACGATCATGACGTTTTCGCATCCGGAGTTGAACGCACCTGTCGCGTTGAAGCTGGCCGCAGATGGTTGGCTGTGGTTCTCCCTGCGCGGTTCGAACGCGATCGGCACGATCGACTCGCGCGCGTCGGATCCGCTGGCGACGCTTCGCACGTTCCGATCGGCCGTGATCGGCGACCCCTCGGCTCTGTTCGTCGACGACAACGGGCGCATCTGGTGGGTCAACGCGCGGGACGCGACGATCGGATCGCTGGACCCGAGCGCCGCCGAGCCGCAGACGTCGATCAGCTCGCTCGGCCCTTGGCCGATGTTCGGAATTCCACGCGCGTGGGCAATGGACGCTTCCGGATGGCTGTGGCTCACGACACAGGACGCACCGGGTCTGCTCACCTTCGACCCGGGTGCGCATGACCCGGCGAGCACGGTGCGCTGGGTAACGCATCCGGGCTTGGAACAGCCGGACGGCGTATGGTTCGGCATCGACGGTTCCGTCTGGTTCGTTGACACCGCCGGTAACACCGTCGGCTCGTACCGACCGGACGGTACGCGGGCAATTGACAAGGGTGCAGACGCGTGGCGATTCTTCGGAAGGCCGCCGACGATCGACGGCCCCTTCGATATCAAGCCGAGCGCGGATGCCTCCGACGGCACTCTGTGGTTCACGAACAAGACCGGCAACACACTCGGTCGAATCGTGATTGTCTGA
- a CDS encoding ABC1 kinase family protein: MNAAEIAASVLAGVVVSIVLIVILAAVSRRLLGVQIGLGRVILAGIIALGAEVGFEAQFVWRQPHDTLALIPIQVGIIVLVAMVVLVAAELIVPTGSIPRPSKWLGALRAQLQRARRYSQITRILLKHGLLPPRRPSSDQSAEGSRARSAQARSLRLALEEAGVTFIKLGQVLSTRADILPAEYLRELSVLQQNVPPASWTDVKALLENELGGSLDQVFAAFDPVPIAAASIGQVHRATLHSGQAVAVKVQRPGIRPVVERDLDIMRRLARTLERATDAGGSIGAEKLAAGFIDALREELDYRIEARNMSAMQATQAQHPEPERVRIPHHYEALCTDRVLVMELIDGDTLSGTDALANHSAAEREAQAQRLFRSLLRQIMFDGVFHGDLHPGNVMLMAGDDLALIDFGSVGRLDSELRQQIGEILLAFYRGDARAMSDSLLGLVELPEDVDEAGLRRAIGAFMARYLGPGASVSVTMFTELVALLAEFHLEIPSELASAFRAVAVVEGTLRVLSPGFDVLAESKEFAQAQLSAAFTPSSLKKSLTDEAAELLPLLRRLPRRVDQLMTSLEAGRMSVNVRLFADRRDRGMIRSLVHEVVLAFLAGVAGIMATLLLVSAGGPQVTPTLSLYQIFGYTLIVLAALLVLRVLFDVFRLRQRE, encoded by the coding sequence GTGAACGCGGCTGAAATCGCCGCGAGCGTGCTCGCAGGCGTGGTCGTGTCGATCGTGCTCATCGTGATTCTCGCGGCGGTGTCTCGCCGACTGCTCGGTGTGCAGATCGGGCTCGGCAGGGTGATTTTGGCCGGCATCATCGCGCTCGGTGCCGAGGTCGGCTTCGAGGCGCAGTTCGTCTGGAGGCAGCCGCACGACACGCTCGCGCTGATTCCGATTCAGGTCGGGATCATCGTGCTGGTCGCCATGGTCGTGCTGGTTGCTGCGGAATTGATCGTGCCGACCGGCAGCATCCCGCGCCCGAGCAAGTGGCTCGGCGCTCTGCGTGCCCAGCTGCAGCGCGCCCGACGTTACTCGCAGATCACCCGGATCCTCTTGAAGCACGGTCTGCTCCCGCCGCGTAGACCGAGCTCGGATCAGAGTGCTGAAGGCAGTCGGGCCCGGTCCGCGCAGGCGCGTTCGCTCCGGCTTGCGCTCGAAGAGGCTGGTGTGACATTCATCAAGCTCGGCCAAGTGCTCTCAACTCGCGCAGACATTCTCCCAGCGGAATATCTCAGGGAGCTGTCCGTCTTGCAACAGAACGTGCCACCGGCATCGTGGACCGACGTGAAAGCGCTACTCGAAAACGAACTGGGCGGTTCTCTTGATCAGGTCTTCGCCGCATTCGATCCTGTGCCGATCGCCGCAGCGTCCATCGGTCAGGTGCACAGGGCCACACTGCATTCAGGACAGGCGGTTGCGGTGAAAGTGCAGCGGCCCGGCATCCGCCCGGTTGTGGAGCGTGATCTGGACATCATGCGGCGCCTGGCGCGAACGCTCGAGCGCGCAACGGATGCGGGTGGTTCGATTGGCGCGGAGAAGCTTGCCGCTGGATTCATCGACGCGCTACGGGAAGAGCTCGATTATCGCATCGAGGCGCGGAACATGAGCGCGATGCAGGCGACTCAGGCGCAGCATCCCGAACCCGAGCGAGTGCGAATCCCGCATCACTACGAAGCACTCTGCACCGATCGGGTACTTGTCATGGAGCTCATCGACGGCGACACGCTGAGCGGTACGGATGCGCTTGCGAACCATTCTGCTGCGGAACGCGAAGCCCAAGCGCAACGTCTGTTCCGCTCACTGCTGCGTCAGATCATGTTCGACGGTGTCTTCCATGGTGATCTGCACCCGGGAAACGTCATGTTGATGGCCGGTGACGATCTCGCGCTCATCGACTTCGGGTCGGTCGGGCGGCTCGATTCGGAGCTGCGGCAGCAGATCGGTGAGATTCTGCTGGCGTTCTATCGTGGGGATGCTCGCGCCATGAGCGACAGCCTGCTCGGCCTGGTCGAACTGCCGGAGGACGTTGACGAAGCAGGGCTCCGTCGCGCAATCGGCGCGTTCATGGCCCGCTACCTAGGCCCAGGGGCCAGCGTATCGGTCACCATGTTCACGGAGCTGGTCGCGCTCCTCGCCGAGTTCCATCTGGAGATTCCGAGCGAGCTGGCATCCGCGTTTCGCGCGGTCGCGGTGGTTGAGGGAACACTGCGTGTTCTATCCCCCGGCTTCGACGTGCTCGCTGAGTCGAAGGAGTTCGCCCAGGCGCAGTTGTCCGCTGCCTTCACACCGTCATCGCTGAAGAAGTCGTTGACGGATGAGGCCGCCGAGCTGTTACCGCTGCTACGGCGCCTGCCCCGCCGCGTCGATCAGCTCATGACGTCGCTGGAGGCCGGTCGAATGAGCGTGAACGTGCGGCTGTTCGCGGACCGCCGCGACCGGGGCATGATCCGTAGCCTCGTGCATGAGGTCGTGCTGGCGTTCCTGGCCGGCGTCGCAGGCATCATGGCAACGTTGCTGCTGGTCAGCGCCGGCGGGCCGCAGGTGACGCCGACGCTGAGTCTGTACCAGATCTTCGGGTACACGCTGATCGTGCTCGCAGCGCTGCTCGTGCTGCGTGTTCTGTTCGACGTCTTCCGACTGCGCCAACGAGAATGA
- a CDS encoding class I SAM-dependent methyltransferase, which yields MTNPQTPVPFAFEALRRHPDVEAANLFATDAADRLILDVASDSLTTSQPREVVVIGDQYGALTLGAAALHGVRGLRVHQDALTGERALAENARRFGLHDEYASHELGAELLAGARIVLLRLPKSLTALEEITQTIANDAREDVTVYAGGMLKHMTRSMNDVFAVCFADVQAGLARQKARVLTASTGRVVPAGRVLAAGRVASASERIETRDADLDADLDSGLDTLVPRYSTAGAARYSTAGAARYSTAGAARYSPNEVWPRREYHADLQLWVCAHGGAFAGTSIDIGTRFLLEYLDQAKPAAASAIDLGCGTGVLATALAKARSDIRVLAVDQSTAAVASARATAGANGVADRVEVLRDDALASRADAPAELILLNPPFHLGSSVHAGAGLRLIEDAGRVLAPGGELWTVFNSHLAYQQTLRRRIGLTREVGRNAKFTVTVSTKR from the coding sequence GTGACAAACCCGCAGACACCGGTACCGTTCGCGTTCGAGGCGTTGCGACGGCATCCGGATGTTGAAGCAGCGAATCTGTTCGCAACGGATGCCGCCGACCGGCTGATACTCGATGTCGCATCGGATTCGCTCACGACATCGCAACCGCGCGAGGTCGTTGTGATCGGCGACCAATACGGCGCACTGACCCTCGGCGCGGCCGCGTTGCATGGAGTGCGCGGTCTCCGCGTGCATCAAGATGCACTGACCGGGGAGCGCGCGCTGGCTGAGAACGCCCGACGCTTCGGGCTCCATGATGAATACGCGTCGCACGAGCTTGGCGCTGAACTCCTGGCCGGAGCGCGGATAGTGCTGCTTCGACTGCCGAAGAGCCTGACTGCGCTTGAGGAGATCACGCAGACCATCGCGAATGATGCCCGTGAGGATGTAACCGTCTATGCCGGTGGCATGCTCAAACACATGACGCGGTCGATGAACGATGTGTTCGCCGTGTGTTTCGCTGACGTGCAAGCGGGGCTCGCTCGCCAAAAAGCCCGAGTGCTCACGGCCTCGACTGGTCGAGTAGTACCCGCCGGTCGAGTGCTAGCCGCTGGTCGAGTAGCGAGCGCCAGCGAGCGTATCGAGACCCGGGACGCCGACCTCGATGCCGACCTCGATTCGGGTCTCGATACGCTCGTTCCTCGCTACTCGACCGCCGGAGCGGCTCGCTACTCGACCGCCGGAGCGGCTCGCTACTCGACCGCCGGAGCGGCTCGCTACTCGCCGAACGAAGTGTGGCCGCGGCGCGAGTACCACGCCGACCTCCAGCTCTGGGTGTGCGCCCACGGCGGGGCGTTCGCGGGCACGAGCATCGATATCGGCACACGCTTTCTGCTCGAATATCTGGATCAGGCGAAGCCGGCCGCGGCATCCGCCATCGATCTCGGCTGCGGCACCGGGGTGCTCGCAACTGCACTGGCGAAGGCGCGAAGCGACATCCGCGTGCTGGCGGTGGATCAGTCGACGGCGGCCGTCGCATCCGCTCGGGCGACCGCTGGGGCGAACGGCGTAGCCGACCGGGTTGAGGTGCTGCGCGACGACGCCTTGGCAAGCCGAGCGGATGCCCCTGCGGAGTTGATCCTGCTGAACCCGCCGTTTCATCTCGGCAGCTCCGTGCACGCCGGCGCTGGATTGAGGCTGATCGAAGACGCGGGGCGAGTGCTCGCGCCAGGTGGCGAACTGTGGACCGTCTTCAACTCGCACCTGGCATACCAACAGACCCTGCGTCGGCGGATCGGCCTGACCCGCGAGGTCGGCCGCAACGCGAAATTCACGGTGACGGTGTCGACTAAACGGTAA